The proteins below are encoded in one region of Corynebacterium felinum:
- a CDS encoding RloB family protein: MLVVQGELTERVYFERLKEILHLSNVSIKAVPHSPELIVSRSKQSINRDKNSPFTYVFYVIDVDESSDDQINRAVSEAKESKTKHTQHYVVVSYESFDSWLFAHHRRLCGVHFPRSHIQKELKKLAQIFHGVGLVVVGWGGVFVGLVGSPSPFDSWFLGQGVRP, encoded by the coding sequence ATGTTGGTTGTACAGGGAGAGCTTACCGAAAGGGTCTACTTCGAAAGGTTAAAAGAAATCCTTCATTTATCCAATGTCTCAATCAAGGCTGTTCCCCATTCACCTGAGCTAATCGTATCGCGATCCAAGCAGTCAATTAATCGTGACAAAAATAGCCCTTTTACCTATGTATTCTATGTGATTGACGTTGACGAATCTTCCGATGATCAAATCAACCGCGCTGTCAGCGAGGCGAAGGAATCGAAAACGAAGCACACGCAGCACTACGTTGTGGTCTCATACGAGAGTTTTGATTCTTGGCTCTTCGCACATCATCGTCGGCTTTGTGGCGTCCATTTTCCTCGGTCGCATATTCAAAAAGAGCTGAAGAAGCTAGCCCAGATTTTTCATGGGGTGGGTTTGGTGGTGGTGGGTTGGGGTGGTGTGTTTGTGGGGTTGGTTGGTTCACCTTCGCCCTTTGATTCGTGGTTTTTAGGGCAAGGTGTGCGTCCATAA
- the lysS gene encoding lysine--tRNA ligase → MTDAKKTPANDVPEQLRIRREKRAKLLAEGKDAYPVIVDRTISITDLRKQFVVLNDDNRDDAKVDGVTYLEAGDETDVEVAIAGRVLFIRNTGKLCFAALQEGNGTQIQAMLSLAVVGEEQLASWKSDVDLGDIVSVRGKVIASKRGELSVMVSSWHMASKALRPLPVAFADMSEDSRVRHRYTDLIMREKARENAMTRIKVMRALRNYLESQGFLEVETPMLQTLHGGAAARPFMTHSNALDIDLYLRIAPELFLKRCVVGGIERVFEVNRNFRNEGVDSSHSPEFAMLETYQAWGTYDDGAELIKNLVQQVALDVFGTTTVTLADGTEYDLGGEWKSIEMYPSLNEALQRKFPGQPEVTIHSTVEELKDIAKVIGLDVPAKGGWGHGKLVEEIWEVLCEDQLEGPIFVRNFPVETSPLTRQHRELEGVTEKWDLYVRGFELATGYSELVDPVIQRERFEDQARLAAGGDDEAMVLDEDFLAAMEQGMPPTAGCGMGIDRLLMALTGLGIRETVLFPMVKPER, encoded by the coding sequence GTGACTGACGCAAAAAAGACCCCAGCAAACGACGTCCCCGAGCAGCTGCGGATTCGCCGCGAAAAGCGCGCCAAGCTGCTTGCCGAGGGCAAGGACGCATATCCTGTCATCGTCGACCGCACTATCTCTATCACCGACCTGCGCAAGCAATTCGTGGTACTCAACGATGACAACCGCGATGACGCCAAGGTTGATGGGGTCACCTACCTCGAAGCTGGCGACGAAACCGACGTGGAAGTTGCCATCGCCGGGCGTGTCCTGTTCATTCGCAACACCGGCAAGCTTTGCTTCGCAGCCCTGCAGGAAGGCAACGGCACCCAAATCCAGGCCATGCTTTCGCTGGCAGTCGTTGGCGAAGAACAGCTCGCGAGCTGGAAGTCCGATGTTGACCTCGGCGACATCGTGTCGGTGCGCGGCAAGGTCATTGCCTCCAAGCGCGGCGAGCTGTCCGTGATGGTGTCCAGCTGGCACATGGCATCGAAGGCACTGCGCCCACTGCCCGTCGCTTTCGCCGACATGAGCGAGGATTCGCGGGTGCGTCACCGCTACACCGACCTCATCATGCGCGAAAAGGCGCGCGAAAACGCCATGACCCGCATCAAGGTGATGCGGGCACTGCGCAACTACCTTGAATCCCAAGGATTCCTCGAAGTTGAAACCCCCATGCTTCAGACCCTGCATGGTGGTGCCGCAGCGCGCCCATTCATGACCCACTCCAACGCCCTCGACATTGATCTGTACCTGCGCATTGCACCTGAGCTTTTCCTCAAGCGCTGCGTTGTTGGTGGCATTGAGCGCGTTTTTGAGGTCAACCGCAACTTCCGCAACGAAGGCGTGGACTCCTCCCACTCCCCAGAGTTTGCCATGCTCGAAACCTACCAGGCGTGGGGCACGTACGACGACGGCGCTGAGCTGATCAAAAACCTCGTGCAGCAAGTCGCACTCGATGTTTTTGGCACCACCACAGTCACGCTTGCCGACGGCACCGAATACGACCTCGGTGGCGAATGGAAGAGCATCGAAATGTATCCTTCCCTCAACGAAGCGCTGCAGCGTAAATTCCCCGGCCAGCCTGAAGTGACCATCCACTCCACCGTGGAAGAGCTCAAGGATATTGCGAAGGTGATCGGCCTCGACGTTCCCGCAAAGGGCGGTTGGGGACACGGCAAGCTTGTTGAAGAAATTTGGGAAGTGCTGTGCGAAGACCAGCTCGAAGGCCCCATCTTCGTGCGCAACTTCCCAGTCGAAACCTCCCCACTGACCCGCCAGCACCGCGAACTGGAAGGCGTGACCGAAAAGTGGGACCTGTACGTGCGCGGCTTTGAGCTTGCCACCGGCTACTCGGAGCTTGTCGACCCAGTGATTCAGCGTGAGCGCTTTGAGGACCAGGCACGCCTTGCGGCCGGCGGTGATGATGAAGCGATGGTCTTGGATGAAGACTTCCTCGCCGCAATGGAACAGGGCATGCCACCGACAGCCGGTTGCGGCATGGGCATCGACCGCCTGCTGATGGCACTGACCGGCCTTGGCATCCGCGAAACTGTTCTGTTCCCAATGGTGAAGCCTGAGCGTTAA
- a CDS encoding AAA family ATPase, translated as MFEQLCCQLDKFCIKTAKIDFCMDKMESMLLSLTVENFRPFAKETTLDMQKPTFHTVRPRGDEKWVDVVEKRAAIFGPNASGKSTILKPLGLLQKAICESLLSNTPGKALFSPHKLHTTSSTTYITEYVRNDVRYRWELKVDKEGVVFESVFANAVRTWRPIFERSRNDIVFHPASGIKKATAENISQFLTPWSLTLSAWGRVKSKGSFFGAAEWWLDSLLPIIDQSRFDQEGRHGWITNMAAEHVEWLELIAHVAAAADVGINDVSVKEEQLPNDLEFFFSSEETRGSEIVVAKSHPDGEDFESYLRFLEFHHGNDGASFALSEHDESLGTRAWIDHILPAVYALAYGRLLVIDELDGSLHPILVRAFIGLFADEHLNTEGAQLIFTTHDSTLLGNHPDSALSASEVWFTEKKDTYSDFFALSEFPVRAQHNIEKRYFQGVFGALPVAQTSKIAEALSALRKKLKSPVNEYAHG; from the coding sequence TTGTTTGAACAGCTTTGCTGCCAGTTAGATAAATTCTGCATAAAAACTGCAAAAATTGACTTTTGCATGGATAAGATGGAGAGCATGTTGCTTTCACTCACAGTCGAGAACTTTCGCCCTTTTGCCAAAGAAACCACTCTTGACATGCAAAAACCCACTTTTCATACAGTGCGCCCGCGCGGTGATGAAAAGTGGGTAGATGTGGTGGAAAAGCGTGCTGCTATTTTTGGCCCGAACGCATCAGGTAAGTCAACTATTCTCAAACCACTAGGCTTACTCCAGAAGGCAATTTGCGAATCACTACTATCGAATACTCCAGGTAAAGCTCTCTTTTCACCCCACAAACTCCATACAACCAGCTCTACCACGTATATCACTGAGTATGTGCGGAACGATGTTCGCTACCGGTGGGAACTAAAAGTGGATAAGGAAGGTGTAGTTTTCGAATCAGTTTTTGCTAACGCCGTACGCACTTGGCGGCCGATCTTCGAGCGGAGTCGAAACGATATCGTTTTCCACCCTGCCTCTGGTATTAAAAAGGCCACTGCGGAGAACATTAGCCAGTTCCTCACACCGTGGTCGCTTACTTTGAGCGCGTGGGGTCGCGTGAAATCTAAGGGCTCATTCTTTGGTGCCGCCGAATGGTGGCTCGACAGCCTTCTTCCCATCATTGACCAAAGTCGTTTCGATCAGGAGGGTAGGCATGGATGGATCACAAACATGGCAGCTGAACATGTGGAATGGTTGGAGCTGATTGCGCATGTGGCTGCTGCGGCAGATGTAGGCATCAATGACGTAAGCGTCAAGGAAGAACAGCTTCCTAACGACTTGGAGTTCTTCTTCAGCAGTGAAGAAACCCGAGGTAGTGAAATAGTCGTTGCAAAATCACATCCCGATGGCGAGGACTTTGAAAGCTACTTGCGCTTCCTCGAATTCCATCACGGAAATGATGGAGCGAGCTTTGCACTTTCCGAACATGATGAGTCCTTAGGCACTCGCGCGTGGATCGACCATATTCTTCCTGCGGTCTACGCATTGGCATATGGACGCCTTTTAGTCATTGACGAATTAGATGGGAGCCTTCACCCGATACTTGTTCGGGCTTTCATTGGCCTTTTTGCCGATGAGCATTTGAATACTGAAGGTGCACAGCTGATCTTCACCACACACGATTCAACCTTATTAGGTAATCACCCTGATTCAGCCCTCAGTGCATCCGAAGTGTGGTTCACGGAGAAGAAAGATACATACTCAGATTTTTTTGCGTTGTCGGAGTTTCCTGTTCGCGCACAGCACAATATCGAGAAACGGTATTTCCAGGGAGTCTTTGGCGCGTTGCCTGTTGCGCAAACAAGCAAAATCGCGGAAGCGCTTTCTGCGCTGCGTAAAAAGCTGAAGTCACCAGTAAATGAGTACGCCCATGGCTAG